From a region of the Candidatus Eisenbacteria bacterium genome:
- a CDS encoding PQQ-binding-like beta-propeller repeat protein — protein MCRLALILVLLAGTALARSRPAPCGLGRFLTPDGKHLLADVAAPATEAVVIGDDGTVAITTGCAPVPAKVRPTRAGTVVRASWKSCDGAPRAVKLRALLSARGCRTLRGIVTIPGSKPRIRKLRATRAPFQYDVALDPTSPWPKFRRTARQDGASPITIPTDTGRDGWTFQTGKGIFSSPVIDGDGTIYVGSADRTFYAIRKDGTLKWSRLTGEIVDSSALLDDRGRVYFGSGDGTLYALDRETGDVVWTFDADAPSAGAFIDWFEGNVALGADGRLIVPNDNFFTYALSRDDAAVAWRFRTADQTWSLPAVDAATGRAFLGNNNLLAALGDNTFALDGATGAKLWSHGTDGTIAASPLLTRDGHVVVGGFDGFVRAYDGTTGAEVWPAPFGARDHIYASPGELPDGTIVQASADGSVYGLDPATGTVRWQFDTRDAIRSSPAIDGAGNVYVGAGDGRLYVLNPDGTLRWSIRLIDADRDDLNASPALGADAIVIAGESGQVFDLPYDFCLLPRNELDPRCRAGGAEDLPSDGAALYYTSRFGRQIDGPTFDPIDANQPLAFSLFVREHGDTVIAHIDAMHTTVTVDPPVTVRTEISGDRKFLTVVPLAPWTGPLSVTIDGQYLVRPMREGLRFSGGDVGGTFSQTFTFQVGTPNAGDLVLPLPVPSMPGDPAGVLELSRVAAPLPTILPSYNQIGFDSIHYLLGFVESTAPGTSLAWVVGAKLAEGENRTVIEPATKVLFPLEVDYRDGALTFVNESGFAIAFNAFRIPFQFFRIATRADVGSGGPTFTSPAINVSGICSGIFFYGQFLRQLGFCNPDTDVLTVFGGADLHTFEGGTQQAPAGVGTVDITGDATAVTATLTGTTLRADEHAVSLLLLDAVTGKPVAVDYGFVTTRQTDAGGLVRSVSVPLAGVTVPASVRAYLMVDTYPAYRTTLAIP, from the coding sequence ATGTGCCGCCTCGCCCTGATCCTCGTCCTGCTAGCCGGGACCGCCCTCGCACGCTCGCGCCCCGCTCCGTGTGGGCTCGGCCGCTTCCTCACGCCCGACGGGAAGCATCTGCTTGCCGACGTCGCCGCGCCCGCGACCGAAGCCGTCGTGATCGGCGACGACGGCACGGTCGCCATCACGACCGGATGCGCGCCGGTGCCGGCCAAGGTGCGCCCCACGCGCGCCGGGACCGTCGTCCGCGCCTCGTGGAAGTCGTGCGACGGCGCGCCGCGCGCCGTGAAGCTGCGTGCGCTCCTGTCCGCCCGCGGGTGTCGCACGTTGCGGGGCATCGTCACGATCCCGGGATCGAAGCCGCGCATCCGCAAGCTGCGCGCCACGCGTGCGCCCTTCCAGTACGACGTCGCGCTCGATCCGACGAGCCCGTGGCCGAAGTTCCGGCGCACGGCGCGTCAGGACGGGGCCAGCCCGATCACCATCCCGACCGACACCGGCAGGGACGGCTGGACCTTCCAGACGGGGAAGGGGATCTTCAGCTCGCCGGTCATCGACGGCGACGGCACGATCTACGTCGGCTCCGCGGATCGCACCTTCTACGCCATCCGGAAGGACGGCACGCTCAAATGGTCGCGCCTCACGGGCGAGATCGTCGACTCGTCGGCGCTGCTCGACGACCGCGGCCGCGTCTACTTCGGGTCCGGGGACGGGACGCTGTACGCGCTCGATCGCGAGACGGGCGACGTGGTGTGGACGTTCGACGCCGACGCGCCGTCGGCCGGGGCGTTCATCGACTGGTTCGAGGGCAACGTCGCCCTCGGCGCCGACGGGCGACTGATCGTCCCCAACGACAACTTCTTCACCTACGCGCTCTCGCGCGACGACGCGGCGGTCGCGTGGCGTTTTCGCACCGCCGACCAGACGTGGTCGCTGCCCGCCGTCGACGCCGCCACGGGGCGCGCCTTCCTCGGCAACAACAACCTGCTCGCGGCCCTGGGCGACAACACCTTCGCGCTCGACGGCGCGACCGGCGCGAAGCTCTGGAGCCACGGGACCGACGGCACCATCGCCGCGAGCCCGCTCCTGACCCGCGACGGACACGTCGTCGTGGGCGGCTTCGACGGTTTCGTGCGCGCCTACGACGGCACGACCGGGGCAGAGGTGTGGCCCGCGCCGTTCGGCGCGCGTGACCACATCTACGCGAGCCCGGGCGAGCTGCCCGACGGTACGATCGTCCAGGCGTCCGCCGACGGCAGCGTGTACGGTCTCGATCCCGCCACCGGCACCGTGCGCTGGCAGTTCGACACGCGTGACGCCATTCGCTCGTCGCCGGCGATCGATGGCGCGGGCAACGTGTACGTCGGGGCCGGCGACGGCCGGCTCTACGTCCTCAATCCCGACGGGACGCTGCGCTGGTCGATCCGTCTCATCGACGCCGACCGCGACGACTTGAACGCCTCACCGGCGCTCGGCGCCGACGCGATCGTCATCGCGGGCGAGAGCGGACAGGTCTTCGACCTACCGTACGACTTCTGCCTGCTGCCACGGAACGAGCTCGACCCTCGCTGCCGCGCGGGTGGAGCCGAGGATCTGCCGAGCGACGGCGCCGCGCTCTACTATACGAGCCGCTTCGGCCGACAGATCGACGGCCCGACCTTCGACCCGATCGACGCGAACCAGCCGCTCGCCTTCTCGCTCTTCGTGCGCGAGCACGGCGACACGGTGATCGCCCACATCGACGCCATGCACACCACGGTCACCGTCGACCCACCGGTTACGGTTCGCACCGAGATCTCCGGCGACCGCAAGTTCCTCACCGTCGTGCCGCTGGCGCCGTGGACGGGCCCGCTCTCCGTCACGATCGACGGCCAGTACCTCGTACGCCCGATGCGCGAAGGCTTGCGCTTCTCCGGCGGTGACGTCGGCGGGACCTTCTCGCAGACGTTCACGTTCCAGGTGGGCACGCCGAATGCCGGCGACCTCGTGCTCCCGCTTCCGGTTCCGTCGATGCCGGGCGATCCGGCCGGGGTGCTCGAGCTGTCGCGCGTCGCCGCGCCGCTGCCGACCATCCTGCCGAGCTACAACCAGATCGGCTTCGACTCGATCCACTATCTGCTCGGCTTCGTCGAGAGCACCGCGCCCGGGACGTCGCTCGCGTGGGTCGTGGGCGCGAAGCTCGCCGAGGGCGAGAACCGGACGGTGATCGAGCCGGCGACCAAGGTGCTCTTCCCCCTGGAGGTCGACTACCGCGACGGCGCCCTCACGTTCGTGAACGAGTCCGGCTTCGCGATCGCCTTCAACGCGTTCCGGATCCCGTTCCAGTTCTTCCGTATCGCGACGCGCGCCGACGTCGGGTCCGGCGGCCCCACCTTCACCAGCCCGGCGATCAACGTTTCGGGGATCTGCTCGGGGATCTTCTTCTACGGCCAGTTCCTGCGCCAGCTCGGGTTCTGCAACCCCGACACGGACGTCCTCACGGTCTTCGGCGGCGCCGATCTGCACACCTTCGAGGGCGGTACGCAGCAGGCCCCCGCCGGCGTCGGAACCGTCGACATCACCGGCGACGCCACCGCCGTCACCGCCACGCTCACGGGAACGACGCTGCGCGCGGACGAGCACGCCGTGAGCCTGCTGCTGCTCGACGCGGTGACCGGCAAGCCCGTCGCCGTCGACTACGGCTTCGTCACCACCCGGCAGACGGACGCGGGAGGTCTCGTCCGGAGCGTCAGCGTGCCGCTCGCCGGCGTGACGGTGCCCGCGAGCGTGCGGGCCTACCTCATGGTCGACACGTATCCGGCGTACCGCACGACGCTCGCGATCCCGTAG